Below is a genomic region from Hylemonella gracilis.
TTCCCAGGTCCACGCGCGGCAGCAGCAGGTCGGCCCCGTCGGGCGTCAAGAACAGCGCGTCGCGCAGCACACGCAGCAAGACCTCGGCGCTGGCTTCGTGGGCTGGGGTGTTGAGCGCGGACACGCACAGCGGCTCGATCAGCTCGGTCAGCACGCGTGGGCCGATGATGCCAGGCGGATGGGCGCAGAGCTCGGCCACGCTCCAGGTGGCATCGCACTGAAAGCCGGAGCGTTGCCAACCCAGCGCGGCGCGCAGGAGGCCAAGGCGTTCGCGCCAGGGCCAGGACGGGTGCCGCAGCACGCCGACCAGCACGCGCCAGGACGCGGGCATGAAGGCCGGCAGACGCGGCAGGCGCAGGCCCTCGCCGTCAGGGCCGACCAGTGTCAGGGGCAGGCGCAACAGGGCCCCGTCCTGGGCGGCGTTCGGGCCGGTGTCCGTGGTCACGCCCACCGTGCGCAGCAGGCGCAGGGTCTCGGTGTAGGCGCCGATCAGGATGTGCTGGCCGTTGTCCAGCGTCAGCGTCCGCCCATCGGGCAGAGGCAGGTCCACGCCGCGGGCCCGCCCACCCGCAGTGCGCGCGGTGTCGTGCAGCGTGATTTGGTGGCCGGCTTGCGTGGCCGTGATGGCGGCGGCCAGACCGGCCCAGCCGGCTCCGACGATGGCGATCTTCACGGCGGTTGTGACGCGAATGCCGGCCGAGCCATGCACGCCGGACCGAGCCTGCGCAGGATCTTCACAGCCGGCCCAGGGCCTGGACCTTCCAGGCCAGCCAGAGCTTGCGCAGCGGTGTCAGGGCGATGCGCTGGTGCAGCACCTGGAAGTCGTCGCGTTCGATCTCGCCCAGCAGGGTGCGGTAGATGCTGGCCATCATCAGGCCGGGCTTCTGCGCGCGACGCTCGGCCGCGGGCAATTGGGCGTGCAAGGTCAGCGCCTCGTCGTACAAGGCCTGCGCCCGTTCGGCCTGGAAGCGCATCAGCGCGATGAAACGCTCCGAATACTGGCGGTTCAGGATTTCATGGGCCTTCACGTCGAAG
It encodes:
- the hpnE gene encoding hydroxysqualene dehydroxylase HpnE, with the protein product MKIAIVGAGWAGLAAAITATQAGHQITLHDTARTAGGRARGVDLPLPDGRTLTLDNGQHILIGAYTETLRLLRTVGVTTDTGPNAAQDGALLRLPLTLVGPDGEGLRLPRLPAFMPASWRVLVGVLRHPSWPWRERLGLLRAALGWQRSGFQCDATWSVAELCAHPPGIIGPRVLTELIEPLCVSALNTPAHEASAEVLLRVLRDALFLTPDGADLLLPRVDLGTLFPEAALRWLQARGAVLRLGERVRDLHELQGHDAILLACPAPEAARLTRESHPAWAARAQALHHTVISTVYAWAPQARLHAPMLALPSSARCPAQFVFDRGQLDASGQSQGLLAFVVSASTGEREDIEIQVLQQAREQLGLALQAVQTVVEKRATFACTPGLQRPPASIGPDLHACGDYVAGPYPATLEGAVRSGIAAARACGPGIVPSKGKPAPQ